The following are encoded together in the Glycine max cultivar Williams 82 chromosome 8, Glycine_max_v4.0, whole genome shotgun sequence genome:
- the LOC100779472 gene encoding callose synthase 5, whose product MSNPDQTVLNRRPSRSAATTTFSLEVFDNDVVPSSLASISPILRVANEIETERPRVAYLCRFYAFEKAHRLDQSSSGRGVRQFKTLLLQRLERDNPTSLASRAKKTDAREIQSYYQQYYEHYVRTLDQVNQADRAQLSKAYQTAGVLFEVLCAVNKTEKVEEVAPEIIAAARDVQEKTEIYTPYNILPLDAAGASVPIMQFEEIKAAVSALWNTRGLNWPNSFEQQRQKTGDLDMLDWLRAMFGFQRDNVRNQREHLILLLANSHIRLHPRPEPFNLLDDRAVDSVMKNLFKNYKSWCKFLGRKHSLRLPQGQQEIQQRKLLYMGLYLLIWGEASNVRFMPECLCYIFHNMAYELHGLLAGNVSIVTGENIKPSYGGDDEAFLRKVITPLYQVIQKEAKKSGHGKAPHSAWCNYDDLNEYFWSSDCFSLGWPMRNDGEYFKSTSDLAQGRNGAAARKSGKTGKSNFVETRTFWHIFRSFDRLWTFFILGLQVMFIIAWEGISLTDIFQKDVLYNLSSIFITASILRLLQSILDLILNFPGYHRWKFTDVLRNILKVFVSLFWVIILPLFYVHSFKGAPQGLKQLLSFFKQIRGIPAFYMLAVALYLLPNLLAAVLFLFPMLRRWIENSDWHIVRLFLWWSQPSIYVGRGMHDSQFALMKYTIFWLLLLTCKFLFSFFVQIKPLVRPTKDIMSIRRVNYGWHAFFPNARNNYSAVVALWAPVLLVYFMDTQIWYAIFSTLYGGLVGAFDRLGEIRTLSMLRSRFQSLPGAFNTCLVPSDKKQKGRFSFSKKFSEITASKRNEAAKFAQLWNEIICSFREEDLISDREMDLLLVPYSLGHNLKIIQWPPFLLASKITVALDMATQFRGRDSDLWKRICADEYMKCAVIECYESFKHVLHDLVIGETEKSIISSIIKEVESNISKNTLLTNFRMGFLPSLCKKFVELVEIMKNGDPSKRGTVVVLLQDMLEVVTDMMVNEISELAELHQSSKDTGQQVFAGTEAKPAILFPPVVTAQWEEQIRRLYLLLTVKETAVEVPTNSEVRRRVSFFTNSLFMDMPRAPRVRKMLSFSVLTPYYSEETVYSKNDIEVENEDGVSIMYYLQKIFPEEWNNFLERLDCKKDSDIWEKEENILQLRHWASLRGQTLCRTVRGMMYYRRAIKLQAFLDMASEKEIFDGYKAIAVPSEEEKKSHRSLYARLEAMADLKFTYVATCQQYGNQKRSGDRRATDILNLMVNNPSLRVAYIDEVEEREGGKVQKVYYSVLVKAVDNLDQEIYRIKLPGPAKLGEGKPENQNHAIIFTRGEALQAIDMNQDNYLEEALKMRNLLEEFNEDHGVRPPTILGVREHIFTGSVSSLAWFMSNQETSFVTIGQRVLARPLKVRFHYGHPDVFDRIFHFTRGGISKASCGINLSEDIFAGFNSTLRRGNVTHHEYIQVGKGRDVGLNQISLFEAKVACGNGEQILSRDIYRLGHRFDFFRMLSFYFTTVGFYISSMLVAITVYAFLYGRFYLSLSGLEEAIIKIARKKGDDPLKAAMASQSLVQIGLLMTLPMVMEIGLERGFRTALSDIIIMQLQLAPVFFTFSLGTKMHYFGRTLLHGGAKYRATGRGFVVRHERFADNYRMYSRSHFVKGIEISILLICYGLYGSAAPDSTAYALLSVSMWFLACSWLFSPFLFNPSGFEWQKIVEDWDDWAKWISSRGGIGVPSIKSWESWWDEEQEHLQYTGIWGRIWEVILALRFFVYQYGIVYHLHVARGDKSIGVYGLSWLVVVAVIVILKIVSMGSKTFSADFQLMFRLLKMFLFIGTIVILILMFVLLSFTVGDIFASLLAFMPTGWAFIQIAQACKPLVKGIGMWGSIKALSRGYEYVMGVIIFAPVAIMAWFPFVSEFQTRLLYNQAFSRGLQIQRILAGGKKNK is encoded by the exons atgtCGAATCCGGATCAGACAGTATTGAATCGGCGGCCATCAAGAAGTGCCGCGACGACGACGTTTTCGCTGGAGGTGTTCGACAACGACGTCGTGCCCTCCTCACTCGCCTCCATTTCTCCCATTCTCAGAGTCGCCAACGAAATTGAAACCGAGCGCCCCAGGGTTGCTTATCTCT GTAGGTTCTATGCCTTCGAAAAAGCGCACAGGCTAGATCAGAGTTCTAGCGGGCGTGGCGTCAGGCAGTTTAAGACGTTGTTACTACAGCGATTGGAGAGG GACAATCCAACTAGTCTTGCCTCTCGGGCTAAGAAAACAGATGCGAGAGAAATTCAATCTTACTATCAGCAATATTATGAACATTATGTCAGAACTCTCGACCAAGTGAATCAGGCAGACAG AGCCCAGCTTAGCAAAGCTTACCAGACTGCTGGGGTTCTATTCGAAGTGCTTTGTGCCGTCAACAAGACTGAGAAGGTCGAAGAAGTTGCTCCTGAG ATTATCGCGGCTGCTAGAGATGTCCAGGAGAAGACGGAGATTTATACGCCTTACAATATTCTTCCTCTGGATGCTGCTGGTGCTTCTGTGCCCATTATGCAATTTGAAGAG ATTAAGGCTGCTGTTTCTGCGCTTTGGAATACTCGTGGCTTGAACTGGCCTAATTCATTTGAGCAACAGAGGCAGAAAACTGGAGATTTAGACATGCTTGATTGGCTTAGAGCCATGTTTGGCTTTCAG AGGGACAACGTCAGGAATCAGAGAGAGCATCTGATTTTGCTTCTTGCTAATTCTCATATAAGGCTACACCCTAGACCCGAGCCTTTCAACCTG CTCGATGATCGGGCTGTTGATTCAGTGATGAAAAATCTCTTCAAGAATTACAAATCATGGTGCAAATTCTTGGGACGAAAACATAGTTTACG ACTTCCTCAAGGTCAGCAAGAGATACAGCAGAGGAAGTTGCTTTATATGGGCTTGTATCTTCTTATCTGGGGCGAAGCATCCAATGTTCGTTTCATGCCAGAGTGTCTATGCTACATATTTCACAAT ATGGCATATGAACTCCATGGTTTATTGGCTGGAAATGTCAGCATTGTTACTGGTGAAAATATCAAGCCTTCTTATGGTGGTGATGATGAGGCATTCCTGCGCAAGGTTATAACTCCCCTGTATCAAGTAATACAAAAG GAAGCAAAGAAGAGTGGACATGGAAAGGCTCCGCACTCAGCATGGTGCAACTATGATGATCTAAATGAGTATTTCTG GTCATCTGATTGCTTTTCTCTAGGATGGCCCATGCGTAATGATGGTGAATACTTTAAATCAACAAGTGATTTGGCACAG GGAAGAAATGGTGCTGCTGCAAGAAAATCTGGAAAAACTGGCAAATCAAATTTTGTTGAGACACGAACATTCTGGCACATCTTCCGCAGCTTTGACCGTCTGTGGACATTTTTTATACTGGGTTTGCAG GTGATGTTCATTATTGCTTGGGAAGGGATTTCACTGACGGATATATTTCAGAAGGATGTCTTATATAATCTATCTAGTATATTCATCACAGCATCCATTCTGCGCTTGCTTCAAA GTATCTTGGACCTGATCCTGAACTTTCCAGGCTATCATCGATGGAAATTCACTGATGTGCTAAGAAATATTCTTAAAGTCTTTGTCAGTCTTTTTTGGGTTATCATTCTTCCACTCTTCTATGTTCATTCCTTCAAGGGTGCACCTCAGGGTCTGAAGCAGTTGCTTTCCTTTTTCAAACAAATAAGAGGCATTCCAGCATTTTACATGCTGGCAGTTGCATTATATTTGCTTCCAAATTTACTAGCAGCTGTTCTGTTTCTTTTCccaatgttaaggcgttggattgAAAACTCAGACTGGCACATAGTCAGACTCTTCTTATGGTGGTCTCAG CCAAGCATCTATGTTGGAAGAGGAATGCATGATAGTCAATTTGCTCTCATGAA GTACACTATATTCTGGTTGTTGCTTTTgacatgtaaatttttattcagCTTTTTTGTCCAG ATAAAACCTCTAGTTAGGCCAACAAAGGACATAATGAGCATTCGACGTGTTAATTATGGCTGGCATGCATTTTTTCCCAATG CTCGAAATAACTATAGTGCAGTAGTTGCACTCTGGGCTCCTGTACTTTTG GTTTATTTCATGGACACTCAAATTTGGTATGCAATCTTCTCAACTTTGTACGGTGGTCTTGTTGGAGCCTTTGATCGTCTAGGAGAG ATACGCACTCTGAGCATGCTAAGATCACGGTTTCAGTCATTGCCTGGTGCATTCAACACATGCTTGGTTCCTTCTGATaagaagcaaaaaggaagattCTCTTTCTCAAAGAAATTTTCTGAG ATTACTGCAAGCAAAAGAAATGAAGCTGCCAAATTTGCCCAATTATGGAATGAGATTATTTGCAGTTTCCGCGAGGAAGATCTCATAAGTGATAG GGAGATGGATCTTTTGCTAGTTCCTTACTCATTGGGTCATAATCTGAAAATAATTCAGTGGCCACCATTTTTGCTTGCAAGCAAG ATTACTGTAGCACTAGATATGGCAACTCAGTTTCGAGGGAGGGACTCTGATCTTTGGAAGCGCATATGTGCTGATGAATATATGAAATGTGCTGTGATTGAATGCTATGAATCCTTTAAACATGTTCTACATGATTTAGTGATAGGAGAAACTGAAAAAAG TATAATTTCCTCCATCATCAAAGAAGTCGAGAGCAACATCTCAAAGAATACACTTCTTACAAATTTCCGTATGGGCTTTCTACCCTCCCTTTGTAAGAAGTTCGTGGAGCTTGTGGAAATCATG aaaaatggagatcCATCCAAGCGGGGTACAGTGGTGGTCTTGCTGCAAGACATGTTAGAAGTGGTCACTGATATGATGGTGAATGAAATCAG CGAATTGGCAGAACTTCATCAAAGTAGTAAGGATACCGGACAACAAGTTTTTGCTGGTACAGAGGCAAAACCTGCTATACTATTCCCTCCTGTGGTTACAGCACAATGGGAGGAACAG ATTAGACGTCTTTATCTACTCTTGACTGTCAAGGAAACTGCCGTTGAAGTTCCAACAAACAGTGAAGTACGTAGAAGGGTTTCATTCTTTACCAATTCATTGTTCATGGATATGCCACGTGCTCCTCGAGTACGTAAAATGCTCTCATTCAG tGTCCTAACTCCATACTACAGTGAAGAGACAGTATATTCTAAGAATGACATTGAGGTTGAGAATGAAGATGGTGTGTCAATCATGTATTACCTTCAAAAGATCTTCCCTG AGGAATGGAATAACTTCTTGGAGCGACTTGATTGTAAGAAAGATAGTGATATATGGGAGAAAGAGGAGAATATATTACAGCTACGTCACTGGGCCTCATTAAGGGGACAAACACTTTGTAGGACAG TTAGGGGAATGATGTACTACCGACGAGCAATAAAGCTCCAGGCATTTCTTGATATGGCTTCTGAAAAAG AGATATTCGATGGTTATAAAGCTATTGCTGTTCCAtctgaggaagaaaaaaagagtcatAGATCCTTATATGCCCGTTTAGAGGCTATGGCTGACTTGAAATTCACATACGTTGCGACCTGTCAGCAATATGGGAATCAGAAGCGCTCTGGGGACCGTCGTGCAACAGATATCCTGAATTTGATGGTTAA CAATCCCTCACTTCGTGTTGCATATATTGATGAAGTTGAAGAAAGAGAAGGTGGAAAAGTACAGAAAGTTTATTATTCTGTATTGGTCAAAGCTGTGGACAATCTTGACCAA GAAATATATCGAATAAAGCTTCCGGGCCCAGCAAAGTTAGGAGAAGGAAAGCCAGAAAACCAAAATCATGCCATCATTTTTACTAGAGGGGAAGCTCTTCAGGCTATCGACATGAACCAg gataaTTATTTGGAAGAAGCTTTGAAAATGCGTAACCTTCTGGAAGAATTTAATGAGGATCATGGAGTGCGCCCCCCCACCATATTAGGTGTTCGTGAGCATATTTTCACTGGAag TGTCTCTTCCTTGGCCTGGTTTATGTCAAACCAAGAAACTAGCTTTGTCACTATTGGTCAAAGAGTTCTTGCTAGACCACTAAA GGTTCGATTCCACTATGGTCATCCGGATGTTTTTGATAGAATTTTCCATTTTACCCGTGGAGGAATCAGCAAGGCTTCTTGTGGCATCAATCTGAGCGAGGATATATTTGCTG GATTCAACTCAACACTAAGACGTGGGAATGTTACTCATCATGAATATATCCAAGTTGGAAAGGGTAGAGATGTAGGGCTCAATCAAATCTCTCTTTTTGAAGCAAAAGTGGCCTGTGGTAATGGAGAGCAGATACTAAGCAGGGACATCTACAGACTGGGGCATCGATTTGACTTTTTCCGCATGCTATCATTTTACTTTACAACCGTTGGATTTTATATCAGCTCAATG TTAGTGGCCATCACGGTATATGCTTTCCTCTATGGCAGATTTTACCTGTCATTGAGTGGATTGGAGGAGGCTATAATTAAGATAGCCAGGAAAAAGGGAGATGATCCATTAAAGGCAGCAATGGCTTCCCAATCCCTTGTTCAAATAGGTCTTCTGATGACTCTTCCCATGGTTATGGAAATTGGACTAGAGAGAGGATTCAGAACTGCACTAAGTGACATCATAATAATGCAGCTGCAGCTAGCACCCGTTTTCTTCACTTTCTCACTAGGGACTAAGATGCACTATTTTGGGCGCACTCTCCTGCATGGAGGGGCAAAGTACAGAGCAACTGGGCGTGGTTTTGTAGTTCGTCACGAGAGGTTTGCAGATAACTACAGGATGTATTCTAGGAGTCACTTTGTAAAAGGGATAGAGATTTCTATACTGCTTATATGTTATGGGCTTTATGGATCAGCAGCTCCTGATTCAACAGCATATGCCCTTCTCTCAGTATCAATGTGGTTTTTGGCATGTTCTTGGTTGTTCAGTCCTTTCCTTTTTAACCCATCGGGATTCGAGTGGCAGAAGATTGTTGAGGATTGGGATGATTGGGCAAAATGGATAAGTAGTCGAGGTGGTATTGGTGTTCCTTCAATTAAGAGCTGGGAATCATGGTGGGATGAGGAGCAGGAACATCTGCAGTACACTGGGATTTGGGGGAGGATTTGGGAGGTCATTCTTGCCCTGCGTTTCTTTGTCTATCAGTATGGGATTGTGTATCATCTACATGTTGCTAGAGGTGACAAGAGTATCGGG GTTTATGGTCTGTCCTGGTTAGTTGTAGTGGCTGTCATAGTCATCTTGAAG ATAGTGTCCATGGGGAGCAAGACATTCAGTGCAGATTTCCAGCTGATGTTTCGTCTCCTCAAAATGTTTCTGTTTATTGGAACCATTGTCATTCTAATTTTGATGTTTGTCCTACTTAGTTTCACAGTTGGTGACATCTTTGCGAGCCTCCTAGCCTTTATGCCCACAGGTTGGGCATTTATACAG ATAGCTCAAGCATGTAAGCCATTGGTGAAGGGAATTGGAATGTGGGGGTCTATCAAAGCGTTATCAAGAGGGTATGAATACGTGATGGGAGTGATTATCTTTGCACCAGTGGCCATAATGGCTTGGTTCCCTTTTGTTTCCGAATTCCAAACTAGACTGCTATACAACCAAGCTTTCAGCCGAGGGCTTCAAATCCAGCGCATTCTGGCTGGTGGCAAGAAGAATAAATAA